The proteins below come from a single Eucalyptus grandis isolate ANBG69807.140 chromosome 3, ASM1654582v1, whole genome shotgun sequence genomic window:
- the LOC104437277 gene encoding disease resistance protein RPV1 — protein sequence MAADGKSAGQVVLPFFDGVERSHAPHLTGSFQEAFRSQEMCFEQRDVEAGQQVLGDVSFLKGWEWERIVNGHRGEFVIIVVETDPSEFRQGFRINVPESLVGNNDHIKKIMGLLDTTSNGTRRIGIYGMGGIGKITFTFGEFALQKIVNDSSR from the exons ATGGCGGCGGACGGGAAGAGCGCGGGACAAGTGGTCTTGCCCTTCTTCGACGGAGTCGAGCGCTCGCACGCGCCACACCTGACGGGGAGCTTCCAGGAGGCCTTCCGTTCACAGGAGATGTGCTTTGAGCAAAGGGATGTGGAGGCAGGGCAACAGGTGCTCGGAGATGTCAGCTTCTTGAAAGGATGGGAATGGGAGAGAATCGTTAATGG GCACCGAGGAGAATTTGTAATAATAGTTGTTGAAACTGATCCGAGCGAGTTTCGACAAGGTTTTCGGATAAATGTTCCTGAGAGTTTGGTTGGAAATAATGATCATATTAAGAAGATTATGGGATTGCTGGACACTACTTCCAATGGTACTCGAAgaattggaatttatggcatGGGTGGCATTGGCAAAATCACTTTCACCTTCGGAGAATTTGCGCttcaaaaaattgtcaatgattCTTCTCGATGA